The genomic window ACCGATGAAGCCCTGGCCTTGTGCGATCAGCTTCCCCACCTGCTGGTGCAGGAGGTCGACTTTACCGGAGGAGAGCCCCTGTTGCGGCCGGATTGGCCGCTTTTGGCCAAACGGCTTCGCGACCAAGACATCACCGTCAGAGTGGTCACGAACGGGACCCTGTTGAACGAACGAACCATCGGGCTGCTGAAAGAGACCGGGGTGGAGGGGGTCGGTGTGAGCATCGACGGGCTGGGCGCGACCCATGACGCGATTCGCGGCCGCAAAGGTCTTTACGACGGCGTCATGGCGTCCGTTGAGCGCACGGTTGCAGCGGGCCTGCCCCTGACGGTGATCACCGGCGTTCACCCCTGCAATCTCCACGAGCTTGCGGAGATGATGTACGAGCTCCTGGCGGTGGGCGTACGCAACTGGCGGCTGCAGCCGATCTTGCCGTTGGGGAGAGCAGTCTCCGGCAGCATTCGGTTCCGCTTGACGGAAAGGGGATATCTCGAGTTCGGCGCGTTCGTGAGAAAATGGGGACCCAGGGCCAGAGCGGAGGGAATGGTCATGCGGACCGGCGATGCCTTTGGCTATTTCACCGAGCTTGACGACGGCGAACCTCCCTGGCGCGGGTGTCCGGCAGGGTTGATTTCATGCGGAATAACGAGCGACGGGGGAATCAAGGGCTGTCTCTCCCTGCCCGACGAGCTCATCGAGGGCAGCGTGCGTGAGCGCGACCTGTGGGACCTTTGGTTCAATCCTGAATCCTTCGCGTACAATCGAAAATTCTCCTCCGTCGCCCCAGACTCGCTTTGCGCGGACTGCGACCGCTCCGACCAGTGCCGCGGCGGCTGCAACGCCATGTCCTACGCGAACACGGGGATGTTCCACAACGACTCCTACTGCTTTTACGGGATCAAAACGAGATGGGCCAATGGAACGGAACACCCGGCGTTCCAGAGTGAATGCTGCTGACGATTCGCCGAGGCCCCTCGCACAGGAGAGCCGGCATGCCGGCCGTGCCCCGACCCATCCCGGAACCCCACCCATCCCGGGACTCCACCCATCCAACAGCCCCACCCTGACCCTGGCCGCGCTCCGACCGGCAATTCCCCCGCGCCGGTTCCAGGGCAGGGCACACATACATCCGGCTGTGCACCGCGACCCCTTGTGTGGTATCAATGATGGACCGCGACGGTTGCCTTTGACGGCACCCCAGGCAGTCCGGACTCCCGGACGAAGATCGATATCCCTGTCCGGGGCGGTTTCCGGGCGTATTTCTTCACGGGCGCCGACAGGGTTTCCGGGAAAGGAGCAAAAGAGGCGAAAATGAGCTTTCCGGACGGCGTCCTGTGCAACTTGAACGGTTTGATACGAAGTTACCTAGAAAATAGATTCCCGGGTGAGTCTGTTTTCATGCTTCGCGGGTGTCGCAGGGGGCATGGATAATTGCGTTCAAGATGGATCTTTCAAGCACAAAAAAGCGGGGGAATGATTCCCCCGCACCCCCCAAGTTTCGGCCACACGCGCAAGCGCGTGAGGCCGAGTGCTCGGCGCTGTCGGCGACTGGCCGAAGGCCGCCGCCGCAGCGCCACACGGAGCCGCGAAGCGGCGAGGGGGTGTGGGGGATACGTTCCCCACGCTTTTAGAGTATCATTTTGAACGCAAATCCGTATGAAGGGGGCGGTGACGCGCCCGAAGCTGCCGGGATGACGCGAAACACCGGCGGCGCGCCGTTCGCAAGTCAAGTCACCGAGGAGATGAAGCCGATGAACATTCTGGTTGTCCTTGCGCACCCGAGCGATACCAGTTTCAACCGGGCCATCGCCGACGCCGTCACAGGGGTTCTGCGCGGCAACGGACACCGGGTCGT from Syntrophobacter fumaroxidans MPOB includes these protein-coding regions:
- a CDS encoding radical SAM/SPASM domain-containing protein codes for the protein MDSNEAFDGFPLILGWELTLECNLRCGHCGAAAGIPRQRELSTDEALALCDQLPHLLVQEVDFTGGEPLLRPDWPLLAKRLRDQDITVRVVTNGTLLNERTIGLLKETGVEGVGVSIDGLGATHDAIRGRKGLYDGVMASVERTVAAGLPLTVITGVHPCNLHELAEMMYELLAVGVRNWRLQPILPLGRAVSGSIRFRLTERGYLEFGAFVRKWGPRARAEGMVMRTGDAFGYFTELDDGEPPWRGCPAGLISCGITSDGGIKGCLSLPDELIEGSVRERDLWDLWFNPESFAYNRKFSSVAPDSLCADCDRSDQCRGGCNAMSYANTGMFHNDSYCFYGIKTRWANGTEHPAFQSECC